In Equus caballus isolate H_3958 breed thoroughbred chromosome 28, TB-T2T, whole genome shotgun sequence, the following proteins share a genomic window:
- the ST13 gene encoding hsc70-interacting protein has translation MDPRKVSELRAFVKMCKQDPSVLHTEELRFLREWVESMGGKIPPATHKTKSEENIKEEKTDSKKVEENVKTDEPSSEESDLEIDNEGVIEPDTDAPQEMGDENVEITEEMMDQANDKKVAAIDALNDGELQKAIDLFTDAIKLNPRLAILYAKRASVFVKLQKPNAAIRDCDRAIEINPDSAQPYKWRGKAHRLLGHWEEAAHDLALACKLDYDEDASAMLKEVQPRAQKIAEHRRKYERKREEREIKERMERVKKAREEHERAQREEEARRQSGAQYGSFQGGFPGGMPGTFPGGMPGMGGGMPGMAGMPGLNEILSDPEVLAAMQDPEVMAAFQDVAQNPANMSKYQSNPKVMNLISKLSAKFGGQA, from the exons catggGGGGTAAAATACCACCTGCTACTCATAAAActaaatcagaagaaaatatcaag gaagaaaaaacagatagTAAGAAGGTGGAGGAAAACGTAAAGACAGATGAACCATCAAGTGAGGAAAGTGATCTGG AAATTGACAATGAAGGTGTGATTGAACCAGACACTGATGCCCCTCAAGAAATGGGAGATGAAAATGTAGAG ATAACCGAGGAGATGATGGATCAGGCAAATGATAAAAAAGTGGCTGCCATTGATGCCCTAAATGATg GTGAACTACAGAAAGCCATTGACTTGTTCACAGATGCCATCAAGCTGAATCCCCGCTTGGCCATTCTGTATGCCAAGAGAGCCAG TGTCTTCGTCAAATTACAGAAGCCAAATGCTGCCATCCGAGACTGTGACAGAGCTATTGAAATAAATCCTGATTCAGCTCAGCCTTACAAATGGCGAGGGAAAGCGCACAG aCTTCTGGGCCACTGGGAAGAAGCAGCCCATGATCTTGCTCTTGCCTGTAAACTGGATTATGATGAAGATGCTAGCGCAATGCTGAAGGAAGTTCAACCGAGG GCTCAGAAAATTGCAGAACATCGGAGAAAGTATGAGCGAAAACGTGAAGAGCGAGAGatcaaagaaagaatggaaagggTGAAGAAGGCTCGGGAAGAACATGAGAGAGCCCAGAGG GAGGAAGAAGCCAGACGACAATCAGGAGCTCAGTATGGCTCTTTTCaag GTGGCTTTCCTGGGGGAATGCCTGGTACTTTTCCTGGAGGAATGCCTGGAATGGGAGGGGGCATGCCTGGAATGGCAGGGATGCCTGGGCTCAATGAAATTCTTAGTGATCCAGAGGTTCTTGCAGCCATGCAG GATCCAGAAGTTATGGCAGCCTTCCAGGATGTGGCCCAGAACCCAGCAAATATGTCAAAATATCAGAGCAACCCAAAGGTTATGAATCTCATCAGTAAATTATCAGCCAAATTTGGAGGTCAAGCATAA